A portion of the Callithrix jacchus isolate 240 chromosome 13, calJac240_pri, whole genome shotgun sequence genome contains these proteins:
- the VPS37A gene encoding vacuolar protein sorting-associated protein 37A isoform X2, translating into MDKQGVYVTSPLVNNFTMHSDLGKIIQSLLDEFWKNPPVLAPTSTAFPYLYSNPSGMPPYASQGFPFLSPYSPQEANRSITSLSVADTVSSSTTSHTTAKPAAPSFGVLSNLPLPVPAMDASVPTSQNGFGYKMPDVPDAFPELSELSVSQLTDMNEQEEVLLEQFLTLPQLKQIITDKDDLVKSIEELARKNLLLEPSLEAKRQTVLDKYELLTQMKSTFEKKMQRQHELSESCSASALQARLKVAAHEAEEESDNIAEDFLEGKMEIDDFLSCFMEKRTICHCRRAKEEKLQQAIAMHSQFHAPL; encoded by the exons ATGGATAAACAAGGAGTATATGTTACCTCTCCATTAGTAAACAAT TTTACAATGCACTCAGATCTTGGAAAAATTATTCAGAGTTTGTTGGATGAGTTTTGGAAGAATCCTCCAGTTTTAGCTCCTACTTCAACAGCATTTCCTTA cCTATACAGTAACCCAAGTGGGATGCCTCCTTATGCTTCTCAGggctttccatttctttctccatATTCACCACAAGAAGCAAACAGGAGTATCACTTCTTTATCTGTTGCTGACACGGTTTCTTCTTCAACAACAAGTCATACCACAGCCAAGCCAGCTGCTCCTTCATTTGGCGTCCTTTCAAACCTGCCATTACCTGTTCCTGCAATGGATGCCTCAGTACCG aCAAGCCAAAATGGTTTTGGTTACAAGATGCCAGATGTCCCTGATGCATTTCCAGAACTCTCAGAACTAAG tGTGTCACAACTCACAGATATGAATGAACAAGAGGAGGTATTACTAGAACAGTTTCTCACTTTGCCTCAACTAAAACAAATTATTACTGACAAAGATGACTTAGTAAAAAGTATTGAGGAACTAGCAA GAAAAAATCTCCTTTTGGAGCCCAGCTTGGAAGCCAAAAGGCAAACTGTTTTAGATAAG taTGAATTACTTACACAAATGAAGtctacttttgaaaagaagatgCAAAGGCAGCATGAACTTAGTGAG agctGTAGTGCAAGTGCCCTACAGGCAAGATTGAAAGTAGCTGCACATGAAGCTGAGGAAGAATCTGATAATATTGCGGAAGACTTCTTGGAGGGAAAAATGGAAATAGATGATTTTCTCAGTTGCTTCATGGAAAAGAGAACA attTGCCACTGTAGAAGAGCCAAGGAAGAGAAACTTCAGCAGGCAATTGCAATGCACAGCCAATTCCATGCTCCACTATAG